A segment of the Candidatus Protochlamydia naegleriophila genome:
CTAATCTTGTTCAACAGATTGAGGCGTGAAGTATACTCGTCTTTTTCCGACTCGCGATTGATTCGTCTAAACGTTAAACAAGAGAGCCGATTCACTGTTCCAACGTGTTTCTCGGAAGTGTAGGGATCCTTGATTTCTTTGGCTCTAGAAGCTGCTTCGAGCGCTTCTTGGCGATAGATATCATTCTGCAGTTGTCTCGTAAAACAATAAAGGGATGAAAAAGCTGTGTATCCCATATCGGCAAGATAGCGGAACATAAGACCTCCTTCAATTAGATGATGAAAGCTTTGCAGCGAGATTACTTTTTCAAAGTCGCACTATCAATCACGAAGCGGTACTTAACATCGCTTTTGAGCATGCGGTCGTAGGCTTCATTGATTTTGCCAATTGGAATGAGTTCAATGTCTGCCGTGATGTGGTGCTTGGCGCAAAAATCTAACATCTCTTGCGTTTCCTTAATTCCGCCAATCAGCGAACCGGCTATTTGGCGCCGTTTAAAAATCAGCTGATTGATGGTTGGAGATGGATGGGGGAATTCTGGGGCTCCAACGAGGCATAATGTGCCGTCGCGTTTGAGTAGCTGAATAAAGGGATCTAAGTTGTGGGAAGCGGCGACTGTATCGAGAATGAAATCAAAACTGCCTACATGCTTTTTCATTTCCTCTTCATTTTTTGAAAGAACAACTTCATCGGCGCCAAGCCTCTTTGCATCTTGAACCTTGCTGGCAGAGGTTGTAAAGAGCACGACATGGGCACCCATGGCATGAGCAAGTTTGATAGCCATGTGTCCAAGTCCTCCTAATCCTACAACGCCAACCAGGCTTCCTTCGCCGACCTTCCAATGCTTTAAGGGAGAATAGGTTGTGATGCCTGCACAAAGAAGCGGGGCAACGCCGGGATAATCTGTTTCTTTGAATTCTTTGGGAACATGCAGAACAAAGGCACGATCGACGATAATTTGAGTGGAATATCCTCCGTAGGTCACGCTTTTATCATGTCTATCGCGGCTGTTATAGGTGAAAATGGTTTCAGTATCGCAGTATTGTTCTAAACCATCTTTGCAGTTTTTACACGTTCTGCATGAATCAACCATGCAGCCAACGGCGACTACATCGCCTTTTTTTAAATCTTTGACTTCTTCACCAACTTCTAGAACCTTTCCAACAATCTCATGCCCCGGTACAAAAGGATAGATGGTGCTTTTCCATTCATTGCGAGCCGTATGTAAATCGGAGTGGCATACACCGCAATAAAGAATGTCAATTTGAACGTCGTTCGGACGCAGATCCCGCCGATCAAAATCGAAGGGTGCAAGTGGGGTTGTTGCTTGCTGTGCTGCATAGCCGTGTACTTTTACCATAAGATGTTCTCCTTCTTTAGACTCCATATAGGTACTTCTAAATAATCGAAAGGTGGTAGTCAATCTTTTTTTAATTAAGAGCGCTTCTCTTCCGGCTGTAATAAGAGTGAAAGCTTGATCAATGATTAAATCAAATAATGAAGGGTATCTCCAACTGCCTACTCTCTTTTTCGATAAGGGCGAAGCCAAAAAAGAAGCGTTGTTCCAAGAGTCACGATGAGGGCTCCGGGATAAGTAAGAAAATACTTGGCGGGATCTTGGTTGACGATGATCTGTACCCGCTTGGCATTTTGGGGAGAGGTGGAATGCATGCCAGCCAAATAAAAGCGAAAGCCGTCCCATGTTTCGAAGACGCGATTCATACTAAGTGTTGTGGCAGTTTCCTTACCAGCCGCATCACTGATGAGCAAGTCTCCCTCATAGCTATAGGGTTGCTGTGTGTGCGGATAATTGATCTGGCGCGCTTGCCTCAGGCGCAGCCTATAGGGGAGCTCAATCTGGCTTGGTTGAAAGCGGATGAGATAGTGCCCATTTAGAATGGGCCACTTGAGCCCCATGGCGGCCGAATCATAGGCTAAAGAAAGCAGCTGTTTGCGAGTGCCTTCTTGGACTTCCACAAATAAGCCTGGACGATTGTCTTCTCGCTTTTGCAAAGGTGTTTCTGTTTTATGGTAGACTGTTAGAGGCGTTTCTAAAGTAATGGATGTTTGACTTGCCTCGGATTCATTTTGGGCTGTCATTTGCCAGTATGTTTGCAACCGGTCAAAGGTCTCCTCGCCTTCTTCCGGCCTTGTAAGCAAGCTTTGATAGTCGATGCCGAAGGCTTTTAGGTAGGCCGAAAGATGCTGCGCTTTTTGCAGCGTTGAGAAGGGGGCCTGTTTCTGATGATCTGGCAAGTGATGGGCGATTGCAAAGAGCTGCTGGGCTAAACGCGTCAAGAGATCTTTGGATTGATTCTGATCATTAGAGTCTTCCAGTCCTTTGAGAAAGGGCCATTGACGCTCCTTTAAATAATTCATGAGGTCTTCGTCTGTTTGAATGGGCGCTTGAAGCTGTTCGAAAAGCAGGTAGGTCCAGTGGGACGCTTTTTGGTCTAAAGCGGGAACTTTTTGCCAATTTAGCAGGGTCAAAGTGGTTTTTAAAGAGTTGCTACAGCCTTCTAAAGAAGAGATGAGAGGAGAGCGGCTATTGTCCCATTGTTGCAAAAATTCGATGAAATGGTCGACAAAGTCAGTCTGGGCTTGTTGGCAGGCTTGGGCAAAAAGCTCAAGGGGCGGAGCGAGACGCGCTTTTGTTTGCAAGGCTTGACGCAGCTGTTGGGATAAAAAATAGGCATCGGCTGATTCTTTATTTAGGCGTCCGTTTGGAAAGCTTGGGATGGGGAGCTGAGCTTGAACAGCATAGCCGGCATAGCCGTGTTCGTAAGCCAGTAAGGATTGAAGGTGGCCTTGCCGGAAGGCTTCTCCGTGGACACGCCCATATTCATCAAAGGCAAAAAGAAAGGTATCTTTTTGTTCGTCTTCGACTAACAAAAGGGCTGGAGCGGGGCGAATGAGATCGATCTCAAAGGGAGGAGGAAGGCCTTTGCTAGATTCTTCATTGACATACAAGGAGCGGCTTCCTAAAAGATTCACCCAAAGGTGTTTTGCTTCTCCATTTGCCGTTTCCCATTTGAGGGCTAGCAATGGTTGGTTGAAGCCGTCGATTGGCGAATAGGCAAGATCGAGTTCGGTTCGCATTTCTTTTCCATGCCAATTCACTCCGTTTGCAAGAGCCTCTTGCAAGGCGATGTCTACATGGTTATCCGGTTCATTTTTCAGGGAGAGGCGGAGAGTCAGATTATCCAAATAGAAAGCTGTTACGCTCTCTTGAAGGTGAGGAGATCGAAGAGCCAAAAGATTCCAGTTCTTTTTTTGTCCGGCCAGGAGGGTGAAGACCCCTTTGGGAAAAGGCTCTTCTTTATTCCACGACTGCACGGGGAAAGGAAGCAGTCCAGTGAGGTAGGCGCGGTCGCCTTTAATCCAAGTTTCCCACACCTCGCTGACATGCGACGTTTGCCCTAAAATTTTGATTTTGAGGTTTGGAAAGCGCTGCTGCTGGTAAATCTGCCTGCCGCCCAAGGCTATGGTGTACATGTCTCGAATAGGATCGAGCGAGACGGAATCTATTTTTTCAACTTGGAGGGCATGCGTATTGGGGAGAAGGAGAGTTTGGTTTGCACTTCCCTCCCACAGATTTAAATTTCCTTGAATGCCTGTGCGTTGCTTGATGATTGTCCCTCCAATCACCATGAGCAATCCTAAGTGCGTGATGAGAAAGGGAATGTGGCGCGGCTTAAAAGGCCAGCGTCTCAGAGCGGCAAAGAGGATGTTGATGAATAAAAGCCATAGCAGCATGTGAAAAAAAGGACTTTGATAGGTCCATTCAGCGGCATAAAGATGGGAGTCGGTGTAAGATTCTATGATTGTTCCAGCCACGACGATGGCTGCGAATGCTCCAATAAGAACAATGGCTAGGTAAATACCGCCTAAAAAATGGAAACAACGCTTAATCCAATTCATAAAGGAGTGGGGAGTTCGTCTATTAGTTCAAAACTGTTGGCAAAATGAAGTAATGCTTTGCGATGCTTGTTAATCAATAAAGTCGGTCCTACAATTTTGATCGTGTAATCGGCGCGGCGCAGCCTGTTTTTTAATAGATCGCTCTTATTTTGCAGCTGTCTATCGTATTCCGGAGCCAGTTGCATACTCCATCCGAGCATTTTTTGCAATTGTCCTTGATAGAGCCCCTCGGCTTCTAGCAAGAGGCCAACAAACCCTCCTTGCGACTGAGGTATCACTTGGATGGTAAGGGGATCTAATTCTTCAAATTGAGTTTTCCAACGAGTGATTTGGGCTAAAGGAGGAATGCGAGGTTGCACTTCATTGACGGGAAAGGTGTGAATGGTTAAGCGCAATTTTTCTGTTCCGTCTTGAATGAAAAATTCACACACCGATTTAGTCGTGTCTAAAAGAGAGTCGCTGGGGCTTGGCGTGTGGCAAATCCATGAGATTGGAGCAAGGGCTCGGTAGAGCGGGGAGCGGGGTTCATTTGCGGCCTCTTCTCGCGCGTTGATGTTTTGCCAGCTTTGTTCGGTGGATTGTTTAGAGCCATCGGAACAGCCGAATAAAAAAGCGAGGAGAACTGTCCGAGTCATGACGAAGAGAGCTGTTTTGAGTCTATTGGGCATGCTTCAAATTGCTCGATTGATGAGGTTAGAAAAAGCTACAGTTGGAGTTATTAGGAAGACTTT
Coding sequences within it:
- a CDS encoding NAD(P)-dependent alcohol dehydrogenase, encoding MVKVHGYAAQQATTPLAPFDFDRRDLRPNDVQIDILYCGVCHSDLHTARNEWKSTIYPFVPGHEIVGKVLEVGEEVKDLKKGDVVAVGCMVDSCRTCKNCKDGLEQYCDTETIFTYNSRDRHDKSVTYGGYSTQIIVDRAFVLHVPKEFKETDYPGVAPLLCAGITTYSPLKHWKVGEGSLVGVVGLGGLGHMAIKLAHAMGAHVVLFTTSASKVQDAKRLGADEVVLSKNEEEMKKHVGSFDFILDTVAASHNLDPFIQLLKRDGTLCLVGAPEFPHPSPTINQLIFKRRQIAGSLIGGIKETQEMLDFCAKHHITADIELIPIGKINEAYDRMLKSDVKYRFVIDSATLKK